One window of the Candidatus Methylomirabilota bacterium genome contains the following:
- the nth gene encoding endonuclease III: MVKLRPAKGDIRSATPATAKKILAILEETYPDACVTLDFKNPFELLIATILAAQCTDERVNQVTKGLFKRYSTPKAFAEADPAELEEAIRSTGFYRNKAKSIVGCCKKIMEEFGGQVPQTMEELITLPGVWRKTANIVLSNALGITAGIAVDTHVMRVANRLGLAQSDKPDEIEQQLCRIIAKEKWIRLTHLLVFHGRAVCMAKRPDCPRCPVRHLCPWPDKTV; encoded by the coding sequence ATGGTCAAGCTGAGACCGGCGAAGGGCGACATTCGTAGCGCCACCCCTGCCACCGCAAAAAAGATCCTTGCCATCCTGGAGGAGACCTACCCCGATGCCTGCGTGACGCTTGACTTCAAGAACCCGTTCGAACTGCTGATCGCTACGATCCTTGCCGCCCAGTGTACCGATGAGCGGGTTAACCAAGTTACAAAGGGGCTGTTCAAGCGGTATTCGACTCCAAAGGCGTTCGCCGAGGCCGATCCCGCCGAGCTGGAAGAGGCGATCCGGTCCACGGGCTTCTACCGGAACAAAGCCAAAAGCATCGTCGGCTGCTGTAAGAAGATCATGGAGGAGTTCGGCGGGCAGGTGCCGCAAACGATGGAGGAGTTAATCACATTGCCCGGCGTCTGGCGTAAGACCGCCAACATCGTCCTGAGCAACGCCTTGGGGATCACGGCCGGAATTGCGGTGGACACCCATGTCATGCGGGTGGCGAACCGCCTGGGCCTGGCACAGAGCGACAAACCGGATGAGATCGAGCAACAGCTCTGCCGGATCATCGCAAAGGAGAAGTGGATTCGCTTGACCCACCTGCTCGTCTTCCACGGTCGCGCCGTCTGCATGGCGAAGCGACCCGACTGCCCCCGCTGCCCCGTCCGTCACCTCTGCCCCTGGCCGGATAAGACTGTCTAA
- a CDS encoding thioredoxin domain-containing protein codes for MRIGRALAAVTIVILAYATAQAAEITGDELKKVLQENPNILIETIKANRKAIFDIINQTGLEEQARMQKEAEEAERRAYEDAFRNPLKPAIDDKTRIRGSKDAKYTLVEYSDFQCPYCARAYPTVEELRKRHGNDLRFIYKHLPLPFHPQAMPAAQWLEAVAIQSPEKAWKFHDILFENQDKLGVDFFKKTAKDLGVDVERCEKDAESQAVKDRIAADIEEAKRFGFNGTPGFLLNGIPVKGAYPIEYFEEIIKKLATTKAD; via the coding sequence ATGAGGATCGGCCGAGCCCTCGCCGCCGTGACGATCGTGATTCTAGCCTACGCCACTGCGCAGGCTGCGGAGATCACTGGCGACGAGCTTAAGAAGGTTTTGCAGGAGAATCCCAACATACTTATCGAGACGATCAAGGCCAACAGGAAGGCTATCTTCGACATCATCAATCAGACTGGGCTCGAGGAACAGGCTCGCATGCAGAAGGAGGCCGAGGAAGCTGAGCGAAGGGCCTACGAGGACGCCTTCAGGAACCCTCTCAAGCCCGCGATTGACGACAAGACCCGGATCCGTGGCAGCAAGGACGCCAAGTACACTCTGGTGGAGTATTCCGACTTCCAGTGCCCCTACTGCGCAAGGGCCTACCCCACCGTTGAGGAGCTGAGAAAGAGGCATGGCAATGACCTGCGCTTCATCTACAAGCACCTGCCCCTGCCTTTCCACCCCCAAGCCATGCCCGCGGCCCAGTGGCTCGAGGCCGTCGCGATCCAGTCGCCAGAGAAGGCCTGGAAGTTTCATGACATCCTCTTCGAGAATCAGGACAAGCTCGGAGTCGACTTCTTCAAGAAGACCGCTAAGGACCTCGGCGTCGACGTGGAGAGGTGCGAGAAGGACGCCGAGAGCCAGGCCGTGAAAGACCGTATCGCTGCGGACATCGAGGAAGCCAAGCGGTTCGGCTTCAACGGCACCCCAGGCTTCCTGCTCAACGGTATCCCGGTGAAGGGCGCCTACCCGATCGAATACTTCGAGGAGATCATCAAGAAGCTCGCCACCACCAAAGCCGATTAG
- a CDS encoding AbrB/MazE/SpoVT family DNA-binding domain-containing protein yields the protein METTLDRFGRVVIPKDIRDALGLKPGELLKIEQTDDEVVLKPLREEPPIKVKNGVLVYAGTATGILMEAVRAHREERLRRVALPGRS from the coding sequence ATGGAAACAACCTTGGATAGATTCGGTCGGGTGGTGATCCCAAAAGACATCCGCGACGCTCTCGGTCTGAAACCAGGGGAACTGTTAAAGATAGAGCAAACGGATGACGAGGTTGTTTTGAAGCCGTTGCGGGAAGAACCCCCGATTAAGGTGAAGAATGGCGTGCTGGTCTATGCAGGCACAGCAACAGGCATTCTGATGGAGGCTGTGAGGGCCCATCGCGAGGAACGCCTCAGGAGGGTGGCTTTGCCGGGGAGATCATGA
- a CDS encoding PIN domain-containing protein — MKILFDTSVLVAAIVEPHPLHAPAFRWLKRARAKEFDMLIAGHTLAELYAVLTTLPISPRITPGIAGHLIHSDVEILAKMVSLSPSEYSSVVRRMVDLGLSGGVIYDAIIAKAANKSGVDHVLTFNIDDFKRVWPEGADRLIAP, encoded by the coding sequence ATGAAAATCCTTTTTGACACCTCTGTCCTTGTGGCTGCGATTGTAGAACCGCACCCCCTGCATGCCCCTGCTTTCCGATGGCTCAAACGGGCGAGAGCAAAAGAGTTCGACATGCTGATTGCCGGTCATACGCTGGCTGAGCTGTATGCGGTGTTGACCACGTTGCCCATAAGCCCGCGGATTACGCCAGGGATAGCCGGGCATCTGATCCACAGTGATGTTGAAATTCTGGCAAAGATGGTTTCCCTTTCACCTTCGGAGTACAGTTCTGTCGTCAGGCGGATGGTTGATCTGGGACTATCTGGAGGCGTGATCTATGACGCCATTATCGCCAAGGCAGCGAATAAATCCGGGGTTGACCATGTGTTAACATTCAATATTGACGACTTCAAACGCGTGTGGCCTGAGGGCGCAGACCGTCTCATCGCGCCATAA
- a CDS encoding DUF2235 domain-containing protein, whose translation MRKNIVFCADGTWNNPNEDENADRSPDPTNVYKLFSCLNGVLAAGSPLAADEQEKELVEAAITQQTAKYIHGVGDSRNAIIKLMGGTFGAGVICRVVRGYTFISRNYEPGANIYIIGFSRGAYTARALAGLIASQGLLAAHITQDKELAYRRGAEAWYRYRKATLSNPFSLAHLAEIAANLPAFLLYSSPKEQDLIPVDRIAVVAVWETVGAMGFPEYVAKGKRVDAFKFADTKLSQKVSHGFHAVALDERRNDFTPTLWDAAPTVTQVLFPGAHADVGGGYPRTDDESGLSDIALKWMIDRLGEVGVRFTDGLTYPIRPNPAGTAHKPWAHLPWNLPGVSLGARSFPAGMAQDPSVAERMAIDSVVSDPNESSAPYRPANLP comes from the coding sequence ATGCGGAAGAATATCGTTTTTTGTGCCGACGGCACGTGGAACAATCCGAACGAAGACGAAAACGCCGATCGGTCCCCTGATCCAACAAATGTTTATAAATTATTCAGTTGTCTTAACGGCGTGCTGGCAGCAGGTTCACCGCTTGCCGCTGACGAACAGGAAAAGGAATTGGTTGAGGCGGCCATCACCCAGCAGACGGCCAAATATATTCATGGTGTCGGCGACTCCCGCAATGCGATAATTAAATTGATGGGTGGCACTTTTGGGGCTGGCGTCATTTGCCGAGTTGTACGTGGTTATACGTTCATTTCTCGAAACTACGAACCAGGAGCAAACATTTATATCATCGGCTTCAGTCGTGGCGCCTACACGGCGCGCGCACTGGCTGGCCTTATCGCATCGCAGGGACTCTTGGCCGCACATATCACTCAAGACAAAGAATTGGCATACAGGCGAGGCGCCGAGGCATGGTATCGTTACCGCAAGGCAACACTTTCAAACCCATTCTCCCTGGCTCACCTCGCAGAAATCGCCGCGAACCTCCCCGCATTTCTTTTGTACAGCTCACCCAAGGAACAAGACTTAATACCTGTAGACCGTATTGCAGTTGTAGCCGTATGGGAGACCGTGGGAGCAATGGGCTTCCCTGAATATGTGGCCAAAGGAAAGCGCGTAGACGCCTTCAAATTCGCTGACACAAAGCTGAGCCAAAAAGTAAGCCATGGTTTTCACGCCGTAGCATTGGATGAACGACGCAATGATTTTACGCCAACTCTCTGGGACGCGGCTCCCACGGTGACACAGGTACTGTTTCCAGGGGCCCATGCCGATGTCGGCGGAGGTTATCCGAGGACAGACGACGAGAGTGGGCTGTCTGACATTGCCTTAAAATGGATGATTGACCGATTGGGCGAAGTCGGTGTACGCTTTACCGACGGGCTGACGTACCCGATCAGACCAAATCCCGCCGGGACTGCCCATAAGCCGTGGGCGCATTTGCCGTGGAACCTTCCCGGCGTCTCTCTTGGAGCCAGAAGCTTTCCCGCAGGAATGGCACAAGATCCATCCGTTGCTGAAAGAATGGCCATCGATAGCGTAGTTAGTGACCCTAACGAATCTTCCGCGCCCTACAGGCCGGCTAACCTGCCCTAG
- a CDS encoding SDR family NAD(P)-dependent oxidoreductase has protein sequence MTNVAFYPHFAKKRGGTEGFQGGKYGFPSLAVYCAPKFGLNGFTEALAREMAGDGIRVYAVCPVRERLTDSCHRYPDIESWRA, from the coding sequence TTGACAAACGTGGCATTTTATCCCCACTTTGCAAAAAAAAGGGGGGGTACGGAGGGATTTCAGGGAGGGAAATACGGCTTTCCCTCCCTGGCAGTCTACTGCGCCCCAAAGTTCGGCCTGAACGGTTTCACGGAGGCGCTGGCGCGGGAGATGGCCGGCGATGGGATTCGTGTCTACGCCGTATGCCCGGTCAGAGAAAGGCTTACGGATAGTTGCCATCGATATCCTGATATTGAGAGTTGGAGGGCTTGA
- a CDS encoding ABC transporter permease subunit codes for MTLINFWFVHRADMLGAVAQHLLLTLVATVAAIAIGVPLGIVAARRPRLGTALLAFANIAQTVPSLAMFGFLVALPVIGGVGARSALLVLILYALLPVMRNTVAGIQGIDRAARDAGVALGMTPQQLLLQVELPLAMPTMVAGVRVAAVVGVGAATIAAAIGAGGLGDYIFRGLSMTEPILILAGAVPAALLALAVDASLGWLERAMTPGTARSRRVTVRALVAAGIALTLIVMGSFAVSGRWGSRVIIGSKNFSEQVILGELLAQVIERTTDLRVERRLNLGGTFIADQALRSGAIDAYVEYTGTALTAIFHQPVSRDHADVLARVTAAYAATDRTVLPPLGFNNTFAILIRAAEARRLNLKTISDAAPHTPNWKAAFGYEFLEREDGYKGLVQTYGLRFAETPHVMDLTLSYRALAGGSVDLIAGEATSGLIKGLDLFMLEDDRHYFPPYHAIPVVRTETLAAHPELRTAIERLAGRISEEAMRQMNYDVDVSHRDAAVVTREFLDKLFQAP; via the coding sequence GTGACTCTGATTAACTTCTGGTTCGTCCATCGCGCCGATATGCTGGGCGCCGTCGCTCAGCATCTGCTGCTCACGCTGGTCGCGACCGTCGCGGCAATCGCCATCGGGGTACCGCTCGGGATCGTGGCGGCACGGCGGCCACGGCTGGGCACCGCGCTGCTCGCCTTCGCCAACATCGCGCAGACGGTGCCCAGCCTGGCCATGTTCGGTTTCCTGGTGGCCCTGCCGGTGATTGGAGGGGTCGGCGCTAGAAGCGCGCTGCTCGTGCTCATCCTCTATGCGCTGCTGCCGGTCATGCGCAACACGGTTGCCGGCATCCAGGGGATCGACCGGGCCGCGCGGGATGCAGGTGTGGCCCTGGGGATGACGCCACAACAGTTGCTGCTGCAAGTCGAACTGCCGCTGGCGATGCCGACGATGGTGGCGGGGGTACGGGTGGCAGCGGTTGTCGGCGTCGGGGCGGCCACGATTGCTGCCGCCATTGGTGCTGGAGGGCTCGGCGACTACATCTTCCGAGGTCTCTCCATGACCGAACCGATCCTGATCCTGGCAGGCGCGGTGCCGGCCGCGCTCCTCGCCCTTGCGGTGGACGCGTCGCTCGGATGGCTGGAGCGTGCTATGACACCAGGGACCGCCCGATCGCGGCGCGTGACAGTCCGTGCGCTGGTGGCCGCCGGCATCGCGCTGACCCTGATCGTGATGGGTAGCTTCGCCGTCTCAGGGCGCTGGGGCTCCCGGGTCATCATCGGGTCGAAGAATTTTTCCGAACAGGTCATCCTCGGCGAGTTGCTGGCCCAGGTGATCGAGCGGACAACCGATCTCAGGGTCGAGCGCCGTCTCAATCTCGGCGGCACGTTTATCGCCGATCAGGCGCTTCGCTCCGGCGCCATCGACGCCTACGTCGAGTATACGGGAACGGCCCTGACCGCGATCTTTCATCAGCCGGTGTCGCGGGATCATGCGGATGTGCTCGCGCGCGTCACCGCAGCGTATGCGGCAACCGACCGCACGGTCCTGCCGCCCCTCGGCTTCAACAACACGTTCGCGATCCTCATCCGGGCTGCCGAGGCGCGCCGACTTAACCTCAAAACGATCAGCGATGCGGCGCCGCATACGCCGAACTGGAAGGCCGCGTTCGGATACGAATTCCTGGAACGCGAAGACGGCTACAAAGGACTGGTGCAGACCTACGGGCTGCGATTCGCAGAGACACCGCATGTGATGGATCTTACGCTCAGCTACCGGGCGCTCGCCGGCGGCTCCGTCGATCTGATCGCCGGTGAGGCGACCAGTGGGCTAATCAAAGGACTCGATCTGTTCATGCTCGAGGACGACCGGCACTATTTCCCACCCTACCACGCCATCCCCGTCGTGCGAACGGAGACGCTGGCAGCTCATCCGGAGCTTCGGACGGCCATCGAGCGGCTGGCCGGACGGATCTCGGAGGAGGCGATGCGACAGATGAACTATGATGTGGATGTCAGCCACCGCGATGCCGCGGTCGTCACGCGGGAGTTCCTCGACAAACTCTTTCAAGCGCCTTGA
- a CDS encoding ATP-binding cassette domain-containing protein, with product MNNLSAIEFAHVHYRAPGGAVILDDVSFTVERGAVLVLVGRSGVGKTTILRLINRLLVPSAGEVRVEGRPTLEWDPIALRRRIGYVLQEVGLFPHMTIGRNIGVVPRLNGWPEPRIHARCQELLELVGLDPSTFEERFPHELSGGQRQRVGFARALAADPPVILMDEPFGALDPLTRAELHREFRRIQEQLHKTVVMVSHDMGEAFALATRLGVLDQGRLVALDTPETVARTGDPRIRMFLDAMPPVPVIARDSD from the coding sequence ATGAACAACCTATCTGCAATTGAGTTTGCGCATGTGCATTACCGAGCCCCTGGCGGCGCGGTGATTCTTGATGACGTCAGCTTCACCGTGGAGCGCGGTGCGGTGCTCGTCCTTGTGGGCCGTAGCGGCGTCGGCAAGACGACTATCCTGCGGCTGATCAACCGCCTCCTCGTCCCGAGCGCCGGCGAGGTTCGGGTAGAGGGTCGACCGACACTCGAGTGGGACCCGATCGCCTTGCGCCGCCGGATCGGCTATGTACTGCAGGAGGTCGGCCTGTTTCCACACATGACCATCGGCCGCAACATCGGGGTCGTACCGCGCCTCAACGGATGGCCGGAGCCCCGTATCCATGCACGCTGTCAGGAGTTGTTGGAGCTTGTCGGGCTTGATCCCTCAACCTTTGAAGAGCGATTTCCCCACGAGCTCTCAGGCGGGCAACGCCAACGAGTAGGATTCGCGAGGGCGCTCGCCGCTGACCCCCCCGTGATCCTGATGGATGAGCCGTTCGGCGCGCTCGATCCGCTCACACGAGCCGAACTGCATCGCGAGTTCCGCCGCATTCAGGAACAGCTCCATAAAACCGTCGTCATGGTGTCGCACGACATGGGTGAAGCATTTGCGCTCGCCACCCGACTCGGTGTCCTGGATCAGGGACGCCTCGTGGCCCTCGATACGCCGGAGACAGTCGCCCGCACGGGCGATCCGAGGATCCGAATGTTCCTCGACGCTATGCCACCGGTACCGGTCATCGCCCGTGACTCTGATTAA